Proteins from one Juglans microcarpa x Juglans regia isolate MS1-56 chromosome 6S, Jm3101_v1.0, whole genome shotgun sequence genomic window:
- the LOC121236819 gene encoding LOW QUALITY PROTEIN: probable trehalase (The sequence of the model RefSeq protein was modified relative to this genomic sequence to represent the inferred CDS: inserted 1 base in 1 codon), translating to MPAFPKVRLLSRSYNQPGPRVFPRSRLLHLGSSPTMMDFQALSFRKLCVISFAFFFVVLITMSVAEALSHCNSNSDGPVITTNPLVIFLERVQETALSTFGGSKFDPKLYVDMSLKFDLSTTEAAFDKLPRSSNGSVSIEDLNGFLGKYLQGAGDDMVYSEPVDFVPEPEGFLPKVKNPELRAWALEVHALWKNLSRKVSDGVLKRPELYTLLPLPQPVMIPGSRFREVYYWDSYWVIRGLLASKMYETAKAIVTNLVHLIEEYGHVLNGARAYYTNRSQPPLLSAMIHEIYARTGDMQFVKKSLPALVKEHHFWSSGIHKVTIKDAQSCNHTLNRYYAKWNKPRPESSTIDKQTASKISNVSEKQNLYRELASTAESGWDFSTRWMRNHSDLTTLATTSILPVDLNAFILRMELDIAFLAKVTGDDSIAKKFSKASQARVKAIKSVLWNSKNGQWLDYWLSDHTCQEPQTWEAGNQNQNVYASNFIPLWIESFYSDTPLVNEAMKSFQSSGLLHAFGIATSLKNSGEQWDFPNGWXPVQHMIVEGIARSGSKEARSVAEDIAERWIRTNYAAYKKTGTMHEKYDVEKCGEFGGGGEYVPQTGFGWSNGVVLAFLEEFGWPQDRTIHC from the exons ATGCCGGCCTTTCCCAAAGTTCGACTTCTTTCTCGTTCTTATAATCAGCCCGGTCCCCGCGTCTTTCCTCGATCTCGATTGCTACACCTTGGCTCTTCTCCAACCATGATGGACTTTCAAGCCCTTAGCTTTAGAAAATTATGTGTGAtatcttttgcattttttttcgtGGTTCTAATAACCATGAGCGTCGCAGAAGCTTTGTCGCATTGTAATTCCAACAGTGATGGCCCTGTGATCACTACAAACCCTTTGGTTATCTTCCTCGAACGTGTCCAAGAGACGGCCCTGAGCACCTTCGGAGGATCAAAGTTTGACCCTAAGCTTTATGTTGACATGTCGCTGAAGTTCGACTTATCGACGACTGAGGCCGCTTTTGATAAGCTTCCAAGGTCCTCAAATGGATCGGTTTCGATTGAGGATCTAAATGGGTTTTTAGGGAAGTACTTGCAGGGTGCAGGGGATGATATGGTCTACTCTGAGCCAGTGGATTTTGTCCCAGAGCCGGAAGGGTTCTTGCCAAAGGTGAAGAATCCGGAGCTGAGGGCCTGGGCCCTCGAGGTCCATGCTTTGTGGAAGAATCTGAGTAGGAAAGTCTCTGATGGGGTCCTGAAGCGGCCAGAGTTGTATACTCTGCTCCCTCTGCCTCAGCCGGTCATGATTCCGGGTTCACGATTTAGAGAGGTCTATTACTGGGATTCTTACTGGGTAATCAG GGGATTGCTAGCAAGTAAGATGTATGAGACTGCAAAAGCAATTGTGACAAATCTTGTTCACTTGATAGAAGAATATGGTCATGTCCTTAATGGTGCAAGGGCTTATTACACTAACAGAAG CCAGCCTCCCCTTCTAAGTGCTATGATTCATGAAATATACGCTAGGACGGGTGATAtgcaatttgttaaaaaatctCTCCCTGCACTGGTCAAAGAGCATCACTTTTGGAGTTCAG GAATACATAAGGTGACCATTAAAGATGCTCAATCTTGCAATCACACTTTAAATCGGTACTATGCAAAGTGGAACAAACCCAGGCCTGAATCTTCAACCATT GACAAGCAAACTGCTTCCAAGATCTCAAATGTTTCTGAGAAACAGAATCTCTACCGTGAACTGGCTTCAACTGCTGAATCTGGTTGGGACTTCAGCACGAGGTGGATGAG GAATCATTCAGATCTCACAACATTGGCCACAACATCAATTTTACCTGTCGATTTAAATGCCTTCATACTCAGG ATGGAACTAGACATTGCCTTCTTAGCAAAAGTTACAGGAGATGATAGCATTGCAAAGAAGTTTTCAAAAGCTTCTCAAGCCAGAGTGAAGGCAATCAAATCTGTTCTCTGGAATTCAAAGAACGGACAATGGCTTGATTACTGGCTCAGTGATCACACATGCCAG GAACCTCAAACTTGGGAAGCTGGTAACCAGAATCAGAATGTATACGCTTCAAATTTCATTCCTTTGTGGATTGAGTCATTCTACTCAG ataCTCCCCTGGTGAATGAAGCCATGAAGAGCTTCCAAAGTTCAGGCCTGCTTCATGCTTTTGGGATAGCAACTTCTTTGAAAAACTCAGGAGAACAATG GGACTTTCCTAATGGTT CCCCGGTTCAACACATGATAGTCGAGGGTATAGCTAGGTCTGGATCAAAAGAAGCAAGGTCAGTGGCTGAAGACATTGCTGAGAGGTGGATAAGAACCAACTATGCTGCCTACAAGAAAACAGGCACAATGCACGAAAAATATGACGTGGAAAAATGTGGAGAATTTGGAGGTGGTGGTGAATATGTACCCCAG ACTGGTTTTGGCTGGTCAAATGGAGTTGTTTTGGCATTTCTGGAGGAGTTTGGATGGCCTCAAGACCGGACAATACATTGCTGA